Proteins found in one Seonamhaeicola sp. S2-3 genomic segment:
- a CDS encoding DNA translocase FtsK produces the protein MAKKKNNTKKTPKKKLKAPSFKLSNQQKLVFGSFLVMFGIVLCIAFISFFFTGDIDQSTLSDFTSRDAKAKNWLSKSGAWLSDFFIQKGFGVASFIISGLMFLSGVYVLMNLPKVRLRKHWFWGLLIMVWLSILFGFFAKTNDVLGGTIGFEINAFLQDYLGKIGTSLLLLFGLITYLAIRFKVTFESILNLFKSAKKDIKQEFSDLKEDNVVVVDNNLSEEAEAIKSAFEVSLDDTKEKTVKQTTSVKEKPAVKVEVTPQTPEEENDIEIKVEKVAEEQSETDNLSNKLVEDFGYFDPTLELSKYQFPPLDLLKKYDTEGITINQEELEENKNRIVETLNNYKIGIASIKATIGPTVTLYEIVPDAGVRISRIKNLEDDIALSLSALGIRIIAPIPGKGTIGIEVPNKKSTIVSMRSVIASKKFQSSEMHLPIALGKTISNETFVVDLAKMPHLLMAGATGQGKSVGLNAVLTSLLYKKHPAEVKFILVDPKKVELTLYNKIERHYLAKLPDSEEAIITDNTKVINTLNSLCIEMDNRYELLKNAMCRNIAEYNAKFKARKLNPNDGHQFLPYIVLVVDEFADLIMTAGKEVETPIARLAQLARAIGIHLIIATQRPSVNVITGIIKANFPARIAFRVTSKIDSRTILDGGGADQLIGRGDMLFTQGNDMIRIQCAFVDTPEVEKITDYIGAQKAYPDAYLLPEYVGEESGTGIDIDIADRDKLFKEAAVVIVTAQQGSASLLQRKLKLGYNRAGRLIDQLEAAGIVGPFEGSKARQVLIPDLIALDQHLENESL, from the coding sequence ATGGCGAAGAAAAAAAACAACACAAAAAAGACACCAAAGAAAAAACTTAAAGCTCCAAGTTTTAAATTATCAAACCAGCAAAAACTGGTATTTGGTAGCTTTTTAGTAATGTTTGGCATTGTATTGTGCATAGCCTTTATTTCGTTCTTTTTTACTGGCGATATTGACCAAAGTACGCTTTCAGATTTCACATCACGAGATGCAAAAGCTAAAAATTGGCTAAGTAAGTCTGGTGCTTGGTTAAGTGATTTTTTCATTCAAAAAGGTTTTGGGGTAGCTTCTTTTATCATTTCAGGACTTATGTTTCTATCGGGAGTTTATGTTTTAATGAATCTTCCTAAAGTACGTTTAAGAAAACATTGGTTTTGGGGGTTATTAATAATGGTATGGCTATCTATACTTTTTGGTTTTTTTGCAAAAACAAACGATGTCCTTGGAGGTACTATTGGGTTTGAAATAAACGCCTTTCTTCAAGATTATCTTGGTAAAATAGGCACTTCGCTTCTATTACTTTTTGGCTTAATTACCTATTTAGCTATTCGATTTAAAGTAACTTTTGAAAGTATTCTTAACCTTTTTAAATCAGCAAAAAAAGATATAAAACAGGAGTTTTCAGATTTAAAAGAAGATAATGTGGTTGTGGTTGATAATAACTTATCTGAAGAAGCCGAAGCTATTAAATCTGCCTTTGAAGTGTCTTTAGATGATACTAAAGAAAAAACCGTAAAACAAACAACTTCTGTAAAAGAAAAGCCTGCTGTAAAAGTTGAAGTAACTCCGCAAACGCCTGAAGAAGAAAATGATATTGAAATAAAAGTAGAAAAAGTAGCCGAAGAACAATCAGAAACTGACAATCTTTCTAATAAATTGGTTGAAGATTTCGGGTATTTTGACCCTACTTTAGAACTTAGTAAATATCAGTTCCCTCCTTTAGATCTTCTTAAAAAATATGATACAGAGGGCATTACAATAAATCAAGAAGAGTTAGAAGAAAATAAAAACAGAATAGTTGAAACTTTAAACAACTATAAAATTGGTATAGCAAGTATAAAGGCTACTATTGGACCAACAGTAACACTGTATGAAATTGTGCCAGATGCAGGGGTTAGAATTTCTAGAATTAAAAATCTGGAAGATGATATTGCATTATCACTATCGGCATTAGGTATTCGTATAATTGCTCCCATTCCTGGTAAAGGTACTATTGGTATTGAGGTGCCTAATAAAAAATCTACTATTGTTTCTATGCGTTCTGTTATTGCATCAAAGAAATTTCAAAGTTCAGAGATGCATTTACCAATTGCTTTAGGTAAAACTATTAGTAATGAAACTTTTGTAGTAGACCTTGCTAAAATGCCTCACTTACTTATGGCAGGTGCCACAGGACAAGGTAAATCTGTTGGATTAAATGCCGTTTTAACATCATTACTTTACAAAAAGCATCCTGCTGAAGTTAAATTTATTTTAGTAGATCCTAAAAAAGTAGAGCTAACACTTTACAACAAAATAGAACGCCACTATTTAGCTAAATTACCAGATAGCGAAGAAGCCATCATTACAGACAATACCAAGGTTATCAATACACTAAATTCTTTATGTATTGAAATGGACAACCGCTACGAGTTGTTAAAAAATGCCATGTGTAGAAACATTGCAGAGTACAATGCTAAATTTAAAGCCAGAAAATTAAACCCAAATGATGGTCACCAGTTTTTACCATACATTGTTTTAGTTGTTGATGAGTTTGCAGATTTAATAATGACTGCTGGTAAAGAAGTTGAAACTCCTATAGCGCGTTTAGCTCAATTAGCTCGTGCTATTGGTATTCATTTAATTATAGCAACTCAGCGTCCGTCAGTTAACGTAATTACTGGTATTATTAAGGCTAATTTCCCTGCGAGAATAGCGTTTAGAGTAACATCAAAAATAGATTCTAGAACCATTTTAGATGGTGGTGGCGCCGACCAGTTAATTGGTCGTGGTGACATGTTATTTACTCAAGGAAATGACATGATTAGAATTCAGTGTGCTTTTGTAGATACGCCAGAAGTAGAAAAAATAACCGATTATATTGGTGCTCAAAAAGCCTACCCAGATGCTTATCTTTTACCAGAATATGTTGGAGAAGAAAGTGGCACAGGTATTGATATAGATATTGCAGATAGAGATAAACTATTTAAAGAAGCTGCAGTGGTTATTGTAACCGCACAACAAGGCTCTGCTTCATTGTTACAAAGAAAATTAAAATTAGGGTATAATAGAGCTGGCAGATTAATAGATCAATTAGAAGCTGCTGGAATTGTTGGTCCGTTTGAAGGTAGCAAAGCAAGACAAGTTTTAATACCAGATTTAATAGCATTAGATCAGCATTTAGAAAATGAAAGTCTTTAA
- the tpx gene encoding thiol peroxidase: protein MATVTLKGNAINTSGELPKIGTKAPDFTLTATDLSPKSLNDFSGSRVVLNIFPSVDTGTCAASVRQFNTEASELENTKVLCISKDLPFALARFCGAEGLNNVISLSDFKTGNFGTSYGVNFVDGPLEGLLSRSVVVLDENGTVLYTEQVAETTEEPNYKAALEVLY, encoded by the coding sequence ATGGCAACAGTAACCTTAAAAGGAAACGCAATAAACACCTCTGGAGAATTACCAAAAATTGGAACTAAAGCTCCTGATTTTACTTTAACAGCAACCGATTTATCTCCTAAAAGTTTAAATGATTTTTCAGGAAGCAGAGTAGTTTTAAATATATTCCCGAGTGTAGACACGGGTACATGTGCAGCGTCTGTTAGACAGTTTAACACTGAAGCTAGCGAATTAGAAAACACTAAAGTACTTTGTATTTCTAAAGATTTACCCTTTGCCCTTGCGCGTTTTTGCGGTGCAGAAGGTTTAAATAATGTTATAAGCTTATCTGATTTTAAAACAGGAAACTTTGGAACATCATATGGCGTAAACTTTGTTGATGGTCCATTAGAAGGTTTACTTTCTAGAAGTGTTGTAGTTTTAGATGAAAACGGAACTGTTTTATACACAGAGCAAGTTGCAGAAACTACAGAAGAACCTAATTATAAAGCAGCTTTAGAGGTTCTTTATTAG
- a CDS encoding co-chaperone YbbN, with product MIKELDQDNLPELVSGNDTVIVQYSATWCGNCRIMKPKFKKLASENENVTFVIADAEKFPESRKLATVDNLPTFATFKNGKFVNQVQTNKFDVLKDLVNEVTNN from the coding sequence ATGATTAAAGAATTAGATCAAGATAATTTGCCTGAATTAGTTTCAGGAAACGACACCGTAATAGTACAGTATTCTGCCACATGGTGTGGAAACTGTAGAATTATGAAGCCTAAGTTTAAAAAATTGGCTTCAGAAAACGAAAACGTAACGTTTGTTATTGCAGACGCCGAAAAATTTCCTGAATCTAGAAAACTTGCAACTGTTGATAATTTACCAACCTTTGCTACGTTTAAAAATGGCAAATTTGTTAACCAAGTTCAAACTAATAAGTTTGACGTTCTAAAAGATTTAGTTAATGAAGTTACCAATAATTAA
- a CDS encoding diacylglycerol kinase yields MNKKESFFVNRFKSVGYAFKGAIYLIKTEASIKIQLFIAIVITIAGFFFNISTTEWILQCIAIALVMSVEGINTAIEAVADFIHPEHHNKIGIIKDIAAGAVFISAFFAVIIGLIIYIPKIF; encoded by the coding sequence ATGAATAAAAAAGAATCCTTCTTTGTAAATCGCTTTAAAAGTGTTGGATATGCTTTTAAAGGTGCTATATACCTTATTAAAACCGAAGCTAGTATTAAAATACAGCTATTCATAGCCATAGTAATTACAATAGCAGGATTCTTTTTTAATATTTCAACCACTGAATGGATTCTTCAGTGTATAGCCATTGCTTTGGTAATGTCTGTTGAAGGTATAAATACTGCTATTGAGGCCGTTGCAGATTTTATTCACCCAGAACATCATAATAAAATAGGTATTATTAAAGATATTGCTGCAGGCGCTGTTTTTATTTCTGCTTTTTTTGCTGTAATAATTGGTTTAATTATATACATACCCAAGATTTTTTAA
- a CDS encoding cellulase family glycosylhydrolase: MNKLNPKFYVLLIFALISYNIKAQSIVDKHGRLQVNGNTIVDQNNNAVSLAGNSLFWSNAGDSSDFYNANTVNYLADNWNSSIIRVAMGVKESWDGGTGYIDSPIAQKNKIKKVIDAAIAKGIYVIIDWHTHEAEKYQEESVAFFREMAELYGDKDNVIYEIYNEPINQSWSTVKAYATEVINAIRSKDSDNLIIVGSPKWSQDVDIASQDPIADNNTAYTLHFYAGTHTEFLRDKAKIALNNGVAIFVTEWGAVNADGRGDASIPETQEWMRFLKENKISHVNWAVSDKAEGASIVNSGKGVSGLQNDDLTETGVFIKDIIKNWSDDTINDDDTPTNGKVECNTVDCILNAMKNAKPGDEIIIEPGTYVALEKDNTNGRASLFFSAKDGNANKPITIKAKDPLNPPILKGKEGRYDGYVMRITGDYWQIKNLILEDGSKGLVFDNANNGLIENITVRDIGEEGIHLRDGSSNNVVTGCNVSNTGVKKPGFGEGLYVGSDKSQHNNPYNPDCNNNTIENCIIGPYVAAEGVDVKEGTLNTIIRNCTFSAKGITGENSADAFIDLKGAYTFVYGNTFNLEGSTVINSVIDFQDRKTNYNTGYRNAIFDNTFNLGSRGVDIPSIRAKGGSPSEIHFWNNTRNPNTTDPISNYSLKAMILSCPTWNIVDCENDNTTNSTPSVSITSPANGGVFTVGESISIEANAADSDGTITKVEFYNNEVKLGEDSTPPYKYTITNAQAGNYNLSVKAIDNLGATAEANSTITVSNETEPNTNCLFNTPSLNKLPTFTDISFFNVHVIGTGGPNLSNMKKFRINWDSASNRLRRFAINTKNGVPDYYVDLKKKMTYDFGNSKPELTISNSGILNLDGSYWATEDNGNFVMVSKSKGFTIYFSNSATAPNCSDAKILQKNSKIKKQEQLKIKEDIILYPNPVKNQQLTITHVPEKGAVVKIFDLQGKTVLIQKLENASKTILDVSELKTGLYVVSVQNKGILKTILLSKL, encoded by the coding sequence ATGAATAAACTGAATCCTAAATTTTACGTATTATTAATTTTTGCTTTAATTTCTTACAATATTAAAGCGCAATCTATTGTTGATAAACATGGTAGGTTACAGGTTAATGGCAATACTATTGTAGACCAAAACAACAACGCTGTTAGTTTGGCTGGTAATAGTTTGTTTTGGAGTAATGCCGGAGATAGTTCCGATTTTTACAATGCAAATACAGTTAATTATTTAGCCGATAATTGGAACAGTTCCATTATTAGAGTTGCTATGGGTGTAAAAGAGTCATGGGACGGAGGAACAGGCTATATTGATAGCCCCATTGCTCAAAAAAATAAAATAAAAAAAGTAATTGATGCAGCCATAGCTAAAGGTATTTATGTTATTATAGATTGGCATACCCATGAGGCTGAAAAATATCAAGAAGAATCTGTTGCCTTTTTTAGAGAAATGGCAGAATTGTACGGAGACAAAGACAATGTTATTTATGAAATTTATAATGAACCCATTAATCAATCTTGGTCAACGGTAAAAGCGTATGCAACAGAGGTAATTAACGCTATTCGTTCTAAAGATTCAGATAATTTAATTATTGTTGGCTCTCCCAAATGGTCTCAAGATGTTGACATAGCGTCTCAAGATCCAATAGCGGATAATAATACAGCATATACATTACATTTTTATGCAGGTACACATACTGAATTTTTAAGAGATAAAGCTAAAATAGCATTAAACAATGGGGTTGCTATTTTTGTAACAGAATGGGGAGCTGTAAATGCAGATGGTAGAGGTGATGCATCTATTCCCGAAACACAAGAATGGATGCGTTTTTTAAAAGAAAACAAAATAAGCCATGTAAATTGGGCTGTTAGTGATAAAGCAGAAGGCGCATCAATTGTAAACTCAGGTAAAGGAGTTTCTGGTTTACAAAATGATGATTTAACAGAAACAGGCGTATTTATAAAAGATATTATAAAAAATTGGTCTGATGACACTATAAATGATGATGATACTCCTACTAATGGCAAAGTAGAATGTAATACAGTAGACTGCATTTTAAATGCTATGAAAAACGCAAAACCAGGAGATGAAATTATTATAGAACCAGGCACTTATGTTGCTTTAGAAAAAGACAATACTAATGGTAGAGCGTCTTTATTTTTCTCTGCTAAAGATGGTAATGCAAATAAACCTATTACAATTAAAGCAAAAGACCCTCTTAACCCTCCTATTCTTAAAGGAAAAGAAGGAAGATACGATGGATACGTAATGAGAATTACAGGTGATTACTGGCAAATAAAAAACCTTATTTTAGAAGATGGCTCAAAGGGCTTGGTATTTGATAATGCAAATAATGGCCTTATAGAAAACATAACCGTTAGAGATATTGGAGAAGAAGGTATACATTTAAGAGATGGCTCCAGCAATAATGTAGTTACTGGTTGTAACGTTTCTAACACAGGAGTTAAAAAACCTGGTTTTGGAGAAGGTTTATACGTTGGTTCAGATAAATCTCAGCACAACAATCCGTACAATCCTGATTGTAATAATAATACAATAGAAAATTGTATCATAGGTCCCTATGTAGCTGCAGAAGGTGTAGATGTTAAAGAAGGCACTTTAAATACTATTATTAGAAATTGTACTTTTTCTGCTAAAGGAATTACAGGAGAAAATAGTGCAGATGCATTTATAGACCTAAAAGGAGCTTATACCTTTGTGTATGGTAATACTTTTAATTTAGAAGGATCTACAGTTATAAATTCTGTGATAGATTTTCAAGATAGGAAAACAAATTACAATACAGGTTATAGAAATGCTATTTTTGATAATACCTTTAATTTAGGATCAAGAGGAGTAGATATTCCTTCAATACGAGCAAAAGGAGGTAGCCCTTCAGAAATTCATTTTTGGAATAATACACGTAATCCTAATACCACAGACCCTATTAGTAATTATTCTTTGAAAGCAATGATTTTGTCTTGCCCTACTTGGAATATTGTAGATTGCGAAAATGATAATACTACTAATAGTACACCTAGCGTTAGTATTACATCTCCTGCTAATGGAGGAGTTTTTACAGTAGGAGAATCAATTTCTATTGAAGCTAATGCTGCAGATAGTGATGGTACAATTACTAAAGTAGAATTTTATAATAATGAAGTAAAATTAGGTGAAGATAGTACACCTCCATATAAGTATACCATTACAAATGCACAAGCAGGAAACTATAATTTGTCTGTAAAAGCTATCGATAATTTAGGCGCAACAGCAGAAGCTAATAGTACTATTACTGTAAGTAATGAAACAGAGCCTAATACTAATTGTCTTTTTAATACACCATCACTTAATAAATTACCAACATTTACAGATATTTCTTTCTTTAATGTACATGTAATTGGAACAGGAGGTCCCAATTTATCTAATATGAAAAAATTTAGAATTAATTGGGATAGTGCAAGTAATAGATTAAGAAGGTTTGCTATAAATACTAAAAATGGTGTCCCTGATTATTATGTAGATTTAAAAAAGAAAATGACTTATGATTTTGGTAACTCTAAACCAGAATTAACAATAAGTAATTCGGGAATTTTAAATTTAGATGGTTCTTATTGGGCTACAGAAGATAATGGAAATTTTGTAATGGTTTCTAAAAGTAAAGGTTTTACTATTTACTTTAGTAATTCTGCTACAGCACCTAATTGTAGTGATGCAAAAATTTTGCAAAAAAATTCGAAAATAAAAAAACAGGAACAATTAAAAATAAAAGAAGACATCATATTATATCCTAACCCTGTTAAAAATCAACAGTTAACAATTACCCATGTACCTGAAAAAGGAGCAGTAGTTAAAATATTTGATTTGCAAGGTAAAACCGTATTAATCCAAAAATTAGAAAACGCATCTAAGACTATATTAGATGTTTCTGAATTAAAAACAGGTTTATATGTTGTTTCTGTTCAAAATAAAGGGATTTTAAAAACAATTTTATTATCTAAATTATAA
- the katG gene encoding catalase/peroxidase HPI, translated as MHGSITTTEKTVTDWWPNSLNLDILHQHDTKTNPLGKDFNYQEALKKLDIEALKKDLKDLMTDSQDWWPADWGHYGGLMIRMAWHAAGSYRTADGRGGGGTGNQRFAPLNSWPDNVSLDKARRLLWPIKKKYGNKISWADLIILAGTMAYESMGLKTYGFAFGREDIWHPEKDVYWGAEKEWLAPSDERYGNVDKPDTMENPLAAVQMGLIYVNPEGVNGKPDPIKTGAQVRETFKRMAMNDEETVALTAGGHTVGKTHGNGDASILGPDPEAAPVEEQGLGWANPTRTGVGRDTVTSGLEGAWTTHPTKWDNGFFEMLFNHEWELRKSPAGAWQWEPVSIKEEDMPVDVEDMTTRHNPMMTDADMAMKMDPIYREISLKFKDDFEAFSDAFARAWFKLTHRDMGPKDRWFGPDIPQEDLIWQDPVPKGNYNYDVNAVKNKIAATNLTIAELVSTAWDSARTFRGSDYRGGANGARIRLAPQKDWEGNEPKRLSKVLSVLEPIANEFGISVADTIVVAGNVGVEKAIKNAGMNIEVPFAPGRGDATQDMTDIESFEPLEPLADGYRNWLKKDYVVSPEELLLDRTQLMGLTAPEMTVLLGGMRVMGTNYGGTKHGVFTNNEGALTNDFFVNLTDMSNKWNRVGNGIYEICDRKTGTVKWTATRIDLVFGSNSILRSYAEVYAQDDNKEKFVNDFVAAWVKVMNADRFDI; from the coding sequence ATGCATGGATCTATTACCACAACAGAAAAAACTGTTACAGACTGGTGGCCTAATAGCCTTAATTTAGATATTTTACATCAACATGACACTAAAACCAATCCGCTTGGGAAAGATTTTAATTACCAAGAAGCGTTAAAGAAATTAGATATAGAAGCACTAAAAAAAGATCTTAAAGATTTAATGACCGATAGTCAAGATTGGTGGCCAGCAGATTGGGGACACTACGGAGGACTTATGATAAGAATGGCGTGGCATGCCGCAGGTAGTTATAGAACTGCTGATGGTAGAGGCGGTGGTGGCACCGGAAACCAACGTTTTGCGCCACTAAATTCATGGCCAGATAATGTAAGTTTAGATAAAGCCAGACGTTTATTATGGCCAATAAAGAAAAAATACGGTAATAAAATAAGTTGGGCAGACCTTATTATTTTAGCTGGAACTATGGCTTATGAAAGCATGGGCTTAAAAACATACGGATTTGCTTTTGGACGTGAAGACATCTGGCATCCAGAAAAGGATGTGTATTGGGGAGCTGAAAAAGAATGGCTAGCACCAAGTGATGAACGCTATGGTAATGTAGATAAACCAGACACTATGGAAAATCCTTTAGCAGCAGTGCAAATGGGGTTAATTTATGTGAATCCTGAAGGGGTAAATGGTAAACCAGATCCAATAAAAACCGGAGCACAAGTACGCGAAACTTTTAAGCGTATGGCAATGAATGATGAAGAAACGGTTGCTTTAACAGCTGGTGGACATACCGTTGGAAAAACCCATGGAAATGGTGATGCAAGTATTTTAGGGCCAGATCCAGAAGCTGCTCCAGTAGAAGAACAAGGCTTAGGGTGGGCTAACCCAACTAGAACAGGTGTTGGACGAGATACTGTAACAAGCGGTTTAGAAGGCGCTTGGACAACCCATCCAACAAAATGGGATAATGGCTTTTTTGAAATGCTTTTTAACCATGAATGGGAACTACGTAAAAGTCCTGCTGGTGCATGGCAATGGGAACCTGTAAGTATTAAAGAAGAAGATATGCCGGTTGATGTAGAAGATATGACTACAAGACATAATCCCATGATGACAGATGCTGATATGGCAATGAAAATGGATCCTATTTATAGAGAAATTTCATTAAAATTTAAAGATGATTTTGAAGCTTTTTCTGATGCTTTTGCAAGAGCGTGGTTTAAATTAACACACCGCGATATGGGACCAAAAGATCGTTGGTTTGGTCCAGATATACCACAAGAAGATTTAATTTGGCAAGATCCTGTACCTAAAGGAAATTATAATTATGATGTTAATGCTGTTAAAAACAAAATAGCTGCTACAAATTTAACCATAGCAGAATTAGTTTCTACCGCTTGGGACAGTGCAAGAACCTTTAGAGGGTCTGATTATAGAGGAGGAGCTAATGGTGCTCGTATACGTTTAGCCCCACAAAAAGATTGGGAAGGCAATGAACCAAAAAGATTGTCAAAAGTACTATCTGTTCTTGAACCTATAGCTAATGAATTTGGAATTAGTGTTGCCGATACCATTGTTGTAGCTGGAAATGTTGGGGTTGAAAAAGCAATTAAAAATGCAGGTATGAATATTGAAGTACCTTTTGCTCCTGGACGAGGTGATGCTACACAAGATATGACCGACATAGAGTCTTTTGAACCTTTAGAACCTCTAGCCGATGGTTATAGAAACTGGTTGAAAAAAGATTATGTGGTGAGTCCGGAAGAGTTATTGTTAGATAGAACACAGTTAATGGGACTTACAGCACCAGAAATGACAGTGTTACTAGGAGGTATGCGTGTTATGGGAACCAATTATGGCGGTACAAAACACGGTGTTTTTACAAATAACGAAGGTGCTTTAACTAACGATTTCTTTGTAAACCTAACCGATATGTCTAACAAGTGGAACCGTGTTGGAAATGGTATTTATGAAATTTGTGACCGAAAAACAGGAACGGTTAAATGGACAGCTACAAGAATAGATCTTGTATTTGGTTCTAATTCTATTTTACGCAGTTATGCTGAAGTTTATGCACAAGATGATAACAAGGAAAAATTTGTTAACGATTTTGTTGCGGCTTGGGTAAAAGTGATGAATGCCGATAGATTTGATATTTAA
- a CDS encoding outer membrane lipoprotein carrier protein LolA has translation MKYFKMNLKLFITLIVLVLSVNVFAQNKGKALLDEVSKKVKSYDNISIDFKYTLENLSENIKQETRGDVIMQGEKYKLNILGVTRLFNGSKLYTISPEDEEVTISSEGENEEDAITPSKMLSFYEDGYTYQLDIQQNIKGRKIQYVKLTPIDSNSELESILLGIDAQTKHIYNLIQIGKNGAKTTLTVNSFKTNQPISNSLFTFDANKYQDYYINNLD, from the coding sequence ATGAAATACTTTAAAATGAATCTTAAACTTTTTATCACACTAATAGTTTTAGTGTTATCGGTCAATGTATTTGCACAAAATAAAGGTAAAGCTTTATTAGATGAAGTTTCTAAAAAAGTGAAAAGTTATGACAACATTTCAATAGATTTTAAATACACTTTAGAAAACCTTTCAGAAAATATAAAACAAGAAACCAGAGGCGATGTTATCATGCAAGGTGAAAAGTATAAATTAAACATACTTGGTGTAACTAGACTTTTTAATGGCTCTAAACTTTATACTATTAGTCCTGAAGACGAAGAAGTAACTATATCTAGTGAAGGTGAAAATGAAGAAGATGCTATCACCCCAAGTAAAATGCTATCTTTTTATGAAGATGGTTACACTTACCAATTAGACATTCAGCAAAATATTAAAGGTAGAAAAATTCAATATGTAAAACTTACTCCAATAGATTCAAATTCAGAATTAGAAAGCATTTTATTAGGTATAGATGCGCAAACCAAACACATTTACAACCTAATACAAATTGGTAAAAATGGGGCTAAAACCACTTTAACAGTTAATTCTTTTAAAACAAATCAGCCTATATCAAATTCCTTATTTACCTTTGATGCCAACAAATATCAAGATTATTACATCAATAATTTAGACTAG